In the Flavisolibacter tropicus genome, one interval contains:
- a CDS encoding LysR substrate-binding domain-containing protein: MNLQQLEYIIAVDTHRHFAKAAEACFITQATLSMMIKKLEQELNVTLFDRSKQPVVPTEVGVAVIEQARVVVKEAARIKQLTDDQKGGLKGHLRIGIIPTLAPYLLPLFLSSFLTKYPAIQLKVIEQTTDQLLHLLATDKLDVGIMAIPLGDAAFKQSHLFYEEFKVFVAAPDKNLQKKYLVPEDIDVNKLWLLEEGHCLRSQMLYLCELQKSQARAHHLDYEAGSIESLLKITELNKGITIIPELATLDFDNNKANKLRSFKPPVPVRQVGLVTYRHFIKKRLLDALEKAIVESVEKHITLTKRKEQVIPAYDAV, from the coding sequence ATGAACCTGCAACAACTTGAATATATCATAGCGGTAGACACACACCGGCACTTTGCCAAAGCAGCAGAAGCTTGCTTTATTACACAAGCCACCCTAAGCATGATGATCAAGAAACTAGAGCAAGAGCTTAATGTCACGTTGTTTGATCGCAGCAAACAACCCGTTGTTCCTACAGAAGTGGGCGTAGCTGTTATAGAACAGGCCCGTGTAGTTGTAAAAGAAGCCGCACGTATTAAACAACTCACCGACGATCAGAAAGGAGGACTGAAGGGGCATTTAAGAATTGGTATCATACCTACCTTGGCCCCTTACCTGTTACCCCTCTTTCTTTCTTCTTTTCTAACAAAGTATCCCGCCATACAGCTAAAGGTTATTGAACAAACCACTGACCAACTGTTGCATTTATTAGCTACCGACAAATTAGATGTTGGAATAATGGCTATTCCACTTGGCGATGCAGCCTTTAAACAGTCGCATTTGTTTTACGAGGAGTTCAAGGTATTTGTAGCTGCCCCAGATAAAAACCTCCAGAAGAAATACCTGGTGCCTGAAGATATTGACGTAAACAAACTTTGGCTGCTGGAAGAAGGGCACTGCCTTCGTTCGCAAATGCTTTATTTATGTGAACTGCAAAAAAGCCAGGCCCGCGCCCATCACCTGGACTATGAGGCCGGCAGCATTGAAAGCCTTTTAAAGATTACCGAACTGAACAAAGGCATAACCATTATTCCAGAGCTGGCTACTTTAGACTTTGATAATAACAAGGCTAATAAGCTGCGCAGTTTTAAACCACCAGTACCCGTTCGACAGGTAGGACTGGTAACTTATCGCCATTTTATAAAAAAGAGACTTCTGGACGCTTTAGAAAAGGCCATTGTAGAAAGCGTAGAAAAACACATTACACTAACAAAAAGAAAAGAGCAGGTAATTCCGGCCTATGATGCTGTGTAA
- a CDS encoding T9SS type A sorting domain-containing protein: MRRLLLLATLIISLSVFSDAQSPRSTSPETAGPVLRFYPNPATTVINFDFQANYEKGCALAIYNFMGQEVYSAKNIASKTTVNLNTDNFKRGLHFYRLYDASGKLLETNRFQVSK, translated from the coding sequence TTGAGGAGACTTTTACTTTTAGCTACTCTTATAATATCACTTTCTGTTTTCTCCGACGCTCAGTCGCCCCGATCGACGTCCCCGGAAACAGCAGGTCCTGTATTACGGTTTTATCCTAACCCAGCTACAACCGTCATTAACTTTGATTTTCAAGCGAATTACGAAAAGGGATGTGCCCTTGCCATATATAACTTTATGGGGCAAGAGGTATATTCAGCTAAAAACATAGCTTCCAAAACAACAGTTAACCTGAATACTGACAACTTCAAGCGAGGGCTTCATTTTTACCGCCTGTATGATGCTAGCGGTAAATTGTTAGAAACGAATCGCTTTCAAGTCTCGAAATAA
- a CDS encoding redoxin domain-containing protein, with protein MTAQVGQPAPDFTLYDNDKNKLTLSELKGSNVLLLFFPVAFTSVCTAELCAVRDNLKYYESANARVFGISVDSIFALNKFKHEQNLNFPLLSDFNKEASKAYGSLYENWKYDMLGVSKRSAFVVDKEGVIRYAEVLENAGEQPNFEAINQTLQTLS; from the coding sequence ATGACAGCTCAAGTTGGACAGCCTGCACCCGATTTTACTTTATATGATAATGACAAAAACAAACTAACCTTATCTGAATTGAAAGGCAGTAATGTATTATTGTTGTTCTTTCCTGTAGCTTTTACCAGCGTATGTACTGCTGAGCTTTGTGCTGTACGTGATAATCTGAAGTATTATGAAAGTGCCAATGCCAGAGTATTTGGTATTTCGGTTGATTCCATTTTCGCCTTGAATAAGTTTAAACATGAACAAAACCTTAACTTCCCTTTATTAAGCGATTTTAATAAAGAAGCATCTAAAGCATATGGAAGCTTGTATGAGAATTGGAAATATGATATGCTGGGTGTTTCTAAAAGATCGGCTTTTGTAGTTGATAAAGAGGGGGTTATACGTTATGCGGAAGTGTTAGAAAATGCCGGGGAACAACCCAATTTTGAAGCTATCAACCAGACTTTGCAAACATTGTCCTAA